A genomic stretch from Perognathus longimembris pacificus isolate PPM17 chromosome 5, ASM2315922v1, whole genome shotgun sequence includes:
- the Ndufb4 gene encoding NADH dehydrogenase [ubiquinone] 1 beta subcomplex subunit 4, whose amino-acid sequence MEFPKYKPSRLATLPSTLDPAEYDISPETRQAQAERLAIRARLKQQYLLQYNDPSRRGHIEDPALIRWTYARSTNIYPNFRPTLKNSLLGALVGIGPLVFWYYVLKYDRDRKEKLIQEGQLDRKFNISY is encoded by the exons ATGGAGTTCCCGAAGTATAAGCCATCTCGCCTGGCGACCCTGCCGTCTACCCTAGACCCCGCCGAGTACGACATCTCCCCAGAAACAAGGCAGGCGCAAGCCGAGCGCCTGGCCATACGAGCCCGGCTTAAACAGCAGTATCTACTTCAGTACAACGACCCCAGCCGCCGCGGGCACATT GAAGATCCTGCCTTGATTCGCTGGACCTATGCAAGATCAACAAATATCTATCCCAATTTCAGACCCACTCTCAAGAACTCACTGTTAGGAGCTTTGGTTGGGATTGGGCCCCTTGTCTTCTGGTACTATGTTTTAAAATACGATAGG GATAGAAAGGAAAAACTTATCCAGGAGGGACAATTGGACCGAAAATTTAACATCTCCTATTAG